A genomic segment from Colletotrichum higginsianum IMI 349063 chromosome 5, whole genome shotgun sequence encodes:
- a CDS encoding DHH family protein has product MLMSLPVWKAASKARFRLINSISSSCGRPVATRPTIHHTPSFFVVMKRTVTTANLSNGGKLTKKPKPSVPEYHLTPSVRDEGGAIVWPAPDEKMEAARAFIRECVSASKPTLLVPDKDADGLTSGAILERTLVLLGLDPSLVTVYLPPKGKNIHDESCRAEMAAHGPAYIFVLDQGSRASPPLIDGPHRGIVIDHHHALENDHPKDALHVTACDSPPVATSSLLTYLICRELHDGVRDACDWLCVMGTHGDLGNTLKWEPPFPDMKTTFKTYTKKAINDAVSLINAPRRTASYNVPAAWEALRASKSPRDLLANHSLLAARAEVNAEVERCTHTPPKFSADGRVAVFRINSEAQVHPVIATRWAGHLSSSKLEVVLVANEGYLPDLVNFSCRVPRCARARDPPVNIIEVLRDVASRAEDSTLRERLGSSFARGHKEASGGIVPKAEFEELMAVLEVGKKVERESPKKAQKPAQANTLMNYFGTK; this is encoded by the exons ATGCTCATGAGTTTACCGGTATGGAAAGCAGCGTCCAAGGCGAGATTCCGTTTGATCAATTCCATATCATCATCCTGCGGCAGACCTGTGGCCACACGCCCTACTATCCATCATACCCCAAGCTTCTTTGTCGTCATGAAACGGACCGTTACCACCGCGAACCTCTCGAATGGGGGAAAACTCACGAAGAAGCCTAAACCTTCCGTCCCCGAATATCACCTGACGCCGTCGGTGAGAGATGAAGGTGGTGCCATAGTGTGGCCTGCGCCGGATGAAAAGATGGAGGCAGCAAGAGCCTTTATCCGCGAATG CGTCTCTGCCAGCAAACCCACTCTCCTCGTGCCAGACAAGGACGCCGATGGCCTCACCTCCGGCGCGATCCTCGAACgcaccctcgtcctcctcggcctcgacccaTCGCTGGTTACTGTCTACCTCCCACCAAAAGGCAAAAACATCCACGACGAATCTTGCCGCGCGGAAATGGCCGCCCATGGCCCGGCTTACATCTTCGTCTTGGACCAGGGGTCCCGCGCTTCTCCGCCTCTCATCGACGGGCCCCATCggggcatcgtcatcgaccATCATCACGCCCTCGAGAATGACCATCCCAAGGACGCGTTGCATGTCACAGCATGCGATTCGCCCCCTgtggcgacgagctcgctGCTAACCTACCTCATCTGCCGAGAACTCCACGACGGAGTCAGAGATGCGTGCGACTGGCTCTGCGTCATGGGAACCCACGGTGACCTGGGCAACACCCTGAAATGGgaaccccccttccctgACATGAAGACCACATTCAAAACGTACACCAAAAAGGCCATAAACGACGCCGTGTCGTTGATCAACGCCCCGCGGAGGACAGCGTCTTACAACGTCCCCGCCGCATGGGAAGCTCTCCGCGCCTCGAAATCTCCAAGGGATCTCCTCGCCAACCACTCTCTCCTTGCAGCAAGGGCAGAAGTCAACGCCGAGGTGGAGCGCTGCACCCACACGCCCCCCAAGTtctccgccgacggccgTGTCGCCGTCTTCCGCATCAACTCCGAGGCCCAGGTCCACCCCGTCATCGCCACACGCTGGGCCGGCCACCTCTCCTCTTCCAAGCTCGAGGTTGTCCTGGTCGCGAATGAGGGATACCTGCCCGACCTGGTCAACTTCTCATGCCGCGTGCCCCGGTGCGCCAGAGCGAGAGACCCGCCGGTGAACATCATCGAGGTGCTGCGGGACGTCGCCAGTCGCGCGGAGGACTCGACGCTGCGAGAGCGGCTGGGAAGCTCGTTCGCGAGGGGTCACAAGGAGGCGAGTGGGGGCATCGTGCCCAAAGCCGAGTTTGAGGAGCTCATGGCCGTGCTGGAGGTCGGTAAGAAGGTCGAGAGGGAGTCACCAAAAAAGGCTCAGAAGCCCGCCCAGGCAAACACGTTGATGAACTATTTTGGTACAAAATAG
- a CDS encoding Endo-1,3-beta-glucanase yields the protein MGPLTLAAILLLSLPVVQAQVPQIKGYGVLFQDDFTGKSNTSPDPNKWIIDTGTSYPGGPPNWGTWEVQTYTNNSNNVRVNGAGNLQITAIKDTATGSWTSGRIESRQADFMARRGGILRVQASLKIPSLGGYAGIGYWPAFWTLGSAYRGNYWNWPAVGEIDIMENVNNLDRTWAVLHCGTQPGGECNEPSGLGANRGCPNKPCVGNFHTYTVEIDRTKAVEAIRWYVDNVQYHQVLQSQLPAATWTQAVQKPHIVLLNLAIGGAFPDAVYGKKTPLSTTLSGGTYEAEYVAVYHTR from the exons ATGGGACCACTCACATTAGCAGCAATATTGCTGCTGTCTCTTCCGGTAGTTCAAGCACAGGTTCCGCAAATCAAGGGATATGGTGTGCTTTTTCAAGACGACTTCACAGGGAAAAGCAACACATCACCCGACCCGAACAAATGGATTATCGACACCGGAACAAGCTACCCGGGTGGTCCACCAAACTGGGGCACTTGGGAAGTCCAGACATACACCAACAACTCTAACAATGTCCGGGTCAACGGGGCTGGAAATCTTCAAATCACCGCCATCAAGGACACCGCCACAGGATCATGGACTTCTGGGCGCATCGAGTCTCGCCAGGCCGATTTCATGGCCCGTCGGGGAGGAATCCTGCGGGTCCAAGCTAGCTTGAAGATCCCCAGCCTAGGAGGCTACGCAGGAATTGGCTACTGGCCGGCGTTCTGGACTCTTGGCTCTGCGTACCGTGGCAATTACTG GAACTGGCCAGCCGTCGGGGAGATCGACATTATGGAGAATGTTAACAACCTTGACCGAACCTGGGCCGTCTTGCACTGCGGCACACAGCCGGGAGGGGAATGCAACGAACCCTCTGGCCTCGGTGCTAACCGAGGCTGCCCTAACAAGCCTTGTGTCGGTAATTTTCACACCTACACTGTCGAAATTGATAGGACGAAGGCCGTGGAGGCGATTCGCTGGTACGTCGATAATGTCCAGTATCACCAGGTTCTCCAGTCACAGCTACCGGCTGCCACGTGGACGCAGGCCGTCCAAAAGCCCCATATTGTCTTGCTCAACCTGGCTATCGGTGGTGCGTTTCCGGATGCAGTGTACGGCAAGAAGACCCCTCTCAGCACCACTCTTTCTGGAGGCACATACGAGGCGGAGTATGTCGCCGTGTATCATACTCGCTGA
- a CDS encoding C6 finger domain-containing protein — protein MGRPPTSGYCRTCRRRRVKCDRLRPACEKCLRSGHQCGGYELPLRMQHFTATVDPSGAQQLSRISNTTKTALQPSIMVQELTLTAFREQIAFSHLLSNYRWGPFWKPVLRVSLDGATQSDVVKADYTGSLATALGFMGARVNEPTMLAEGYELNGRVIRALQSALLTKSKIDLAHWAVTITILSLYQSSRASEGFSTRMRSHVIFSFSFSLLLLFEHDADFIQFAVDQEVNIPHYYGMARIVDWCGPECFQHEPMLTNLRHMRALHACKCFNKDEGTFFAQERWKILPWLHHPKTSHDLLMDICVDIPGLTFSVASSTKTLSTEQKTASAAAIHEMLSKLYDWRRAWESNNRYAATEVFTPLEENLICSPWVQMLLSRPLLLNTAQQAAEMLIYNSALVQLMNLQDFLQTGNRFPEALPTIINQAILRGPDQPLYMPEDIKHRWQPSIEGLRIMRLVKKLFTSSEDSVLISLSPIGIIYNSLLATEGMGRFFLSMITVPDDYARTDEELSIFRLWKSSEHMYTLR, from the exons ATGGGCCGCCCCCCCACCAGTGGCTATTGCCGAACTTGCCGACGGAGGCGGGTGAAATGTG ACAGGCTTCGCCCTGCCTGCGAAAAGTGCCTCAGATCTGGCCACCAGTGTGGGGGGTACGAACTCCCATTGCGGATGCAGCATTTTACCGCAACTGTCGATCCAAGCGGAGCTCAGCAACTAAGTCGGATTTCCAATACGACTAAAACGGCACTTCAACCGTCGATTATGGTTCAAGAGTTGACGTTGACTGCTTTTCGCGAACAAATCGCATTCTCGCACCTATTGTCGAATTACAGATGGGGACCCTTTTGGAAGCCTGTCCTCCGTGTTTCCTTGGACGGGGCAACGCAGTCTGATGTCGTGAAAGCCGACTACACCGGAAGCCTGGCGACAGCGCTTGGTTTTATGGGTGCTAGGGTCAATGAGCCCACGATGCTTGCTGAGGGCTACGAGCTGAACGGGCGGGTGATACGTGCCTTGCAGTCAGCATTGCTGACCAAGTCAAAGATTGACTTGGCCCATTGGGCTGTTACAATCACAATACTGAGTCTTTACCAA TCATCCCGTGCAAGTGAAGGGTTCTCCACGCGGATGCGGTCTCATGTGatcttttctttttcattttctcttcttcttctttttgaACACGACGCTGACTTCATACAGTTTGCTGTCGACCAGGAAGTCAATATTCCGCACTACTATGGGATGGCAAGAATTGTTGACTGGTGCGGGCCAGAGTGCTTTCAACATGAGCCCATGCTGACAAACCTGCGTCACATGAGGGCCCTACAT GCTTGTAAATGCTTCAATAAAGATGAAGGAACTTTCTTCGCTCAAGAGCGCTGGAAAATCTTACCATGGTTGCACCATCCGAAAACCTCACACGATCTTTTGATGGACATTTGTGTCGATATTCCCGGGCTGACCTTTTCCGTCGCATCTTCGACCAAAACACTTTCCACGGAACAAAAAACTGCATCTGCTGCCGCAATTCACGAAATGCTATCGAAGCTGTATGACTGGAGAAGAGCATGGGAAAGTAACAACCGGTACGCCGCCACGGAGGTATTCACGCCGCTGGAAGAAAACCTGATTTGCAGCCCTTGGGTTCAAATGCTATTGTCACGACCATTGTTACTCAACACAGCTcagcaggccgccgagatgCTCATTTATAACTCTGCACTGGTCCAACTTATGAATCTTCAAGATTTCCTGCAGACTGGGAATCGATTTCCCGAAGCTCTTCCGACCATCATAAACCAGGCTATACTTAGGGGGCCAGATCAGCCCCTGTACATGCCAGAAGACATTAAGCACCGTTGGCAGCCATCGATTGAAGGGCTACGGATAATGCGATTGGTGAAGAAGCTATTCACGTCTAGTGAGGATTCTGTCCTCATCTCTCTTTCGCCTATCGGCATCATCTACAACTCCTTGCTTGCAACTGAGGGCATGGGGCgcttttttctttctatGATAACAGTTCCAGATGATTACGCAAGAACGGACGAAGAGCTTTCTATTTTTCGTCTCTGGAAATCTTCTGAGCACATGTACACATTAAGATAG
- a CDS encoding GDSL-like Lipase/Acylhydrolase produces MRPQIALGLSLAGVSAFPLALRQATEPLRIMALGASVTFGTGSTTGDSYRKDLQDLLASKGITATYVGTRANGNFPDNAVEATGGFKIDQIAASADKAVPVLKPNLVLVDAGTNNCNKGGEVPDAGSNVTAMVNKIYENSPGSTVILASILANKVQEQDACREKINQQYAALTTQFQESGAKFALVDMRGSDAPTVNDLADTRHPNDEGYMKMARVWMKGIEEVISKGFITAGS; encoded by the coding sequence ATGCGACCTCAAATCGCTTTAGGCCTAAGTTTAGCCGGAGTGTCGGCTTTTCCACTTGCGCTGAGACAGGCGACAGAACCACTACGGATCATGGCACTTGGCGCCTCGGTAACATTTGGTACCGGGTCAACGACCGGTGATAGCTACCGGAAAGACCTCCAGGACCTCCTCGCCTCTAAGGGCATCACTGCTACATACGTTGGCACTCGAGCAAACGGCAACTTCCCCGACAACGCAGTCGAGGCAACCGGGGGTTTTAAAATTGACCAAATTGCCGCATCAGCAGATAAGGCTGTGCCTGTTCTGAAGCCGAATCTCGTCCTTGTAGACGCAGGAACCAACAACTGCAACAAGGGCGGAGAAGTGCCTGACGCAGGGTCGAATGTTACAGCGATGGTAAACAAGATATACGAGAACAGTCCTGGATCGACTGTGATACTTGCTTCCATACTTGCGAACAAGGTCCAGGAGCAAGACGCATGCCGAGAAAAAATCAACCAGCAATACGCCGCCCTTACAACACAGTTCCAGGAGTCAGGTGCTAAGTTCGCGCTTGTGGACATGCGTGGCTCAGACGCACCAACTGTCAACGACCTTGCAGACACCAGACACCCAAACGACGAAGGTTATATGAAAATGGCGCGTGTGTGGATGAAGGGAATTGAAGAAGTCATATCCAAAGGATTTATCACAGCAGGAAGTTGA
- a CDS encoding Beta-glucosidase produces MKISTFLLSVGLNGATISAQNNGSAPSEVPYYGRSPPVYPSPSGNGSSNERWATAYRHARHLVSQLTVEEKANITRGWNGTCVGNSGEVPRLGIPALCFADAPDGIRGQEFVSAFPAGIHVAATFDKALLYKYGKALGDEYYGKGINVALGPAAGPLGRVARGGRNWEGLSSDPYLAGVGMGAITRGIQDAGVIATAKHWLLNEQEYRRRASDLGEAISSNVDDRALHELYVWPFMNSLKEGAASVMCSYQRANHSYGCQNSKLLNGILKTELGFEGFVVSDWQGQMSGVASANAGLDLVMPDAGFWGEKLIEAVNNGTVSEERLSDMATRILAGYHFLNQQHAFPEPTVHSNLQKVFPVDVQDDHAALIRQIGAAGTVLVKNENNTLPFKNPKFLSIYGYDATVKATPWQNPSRYGGGYEVNFGWETFNGTLITGGGSGGSTPPYVVSPFQAIQERLSKNRGILRWDFYSENPSPPYVNSEACLVFINAYASESFDRLSLTDEFSDNLVQNVAANCSNTVVVIHSTGIRTVDAWIEHPNVTAVLFAGLPGQESGHSLVDILWGDVNPSGKLPYTVARQESDYGSHLNSSASDDFFPDSDFTEGLYIDYRYFDSQNITPRYEFGFGLSYTTFSFADLSVGLTSDADTSEYPDPAIAVVQGGHPSLWETIAVSKVSVSNTGGVGGTEVAQLYIGVPGDDSPVRQLRGFLPVYLSPGQTRTAAFELTRRDLSVWDVESQQWRLRRGTYTVWVGSSSRDLALRGEIEIK; encoded by the exons ATGAAAATCTCAACTTTCTTGCTTTCAGTTGGCCTCAATGGCGCCACGATTTCTGCACAAAACAACGGTTCAGCTCCCTCCGAAGTACCTTACTATGGGCGCAGTCCTCCTGTTTACCCATCCC CAAGTGGCAATGGCTCCAGCAACGAGAGATGGGCCACTGCCTACCGCCATGCCAGGCATCTCGTATCACAGTTAACCGTAGAGGAAAAGGCCAACATCACTCGCGGATGGAACGGCACCTGTGTTGGTAACTCGGGTGAAGTACCTCGGCTGGGAATACCAGCTCTGTGCTTTGCCGACGCGCCTGATGGGATTCGCGGGCAAGAGTTTGTTTCTGCCTTCCCGGCAGGCATACATGTGGCTGCCACATTTGACAAGGCTCTTCTGTACAAATATGGCAAGGCACTTGGTGATGAGTACTATGGTAAGGGCATCAACGTAGCGCTTGGCCCCGCTGCTGGCCCGCTTGGCAGAGTTGCCCGCGGAGGTCGCAACTGGGAGGGTCTATCTTCAGATCCCTACCTAGCAGGCGTCGGCATGGGCGCAATTACACGCGGCATTCAGGACGCTGGGGTGATTGCCACTGCCAAGCACTGGCTCTTGAATGAGCAAGAATACCGTCGCCGAGCGTCTGACTTGGGAGAAGCCATAAGTTCAAATGTTGATGATCGTGCCCTTCACGAGCTTTACGTTTGGCCTTTTATGAACTCACTCAAAGAGGGTGCAGCATCCGTCATGTGCTCATACCAGAGAGCCAATCATTCATACGGATGCCAGAACTCAAAGCTCTTGAACGGCATTCTGAAGACAGAACTTGGGTTCGAGGGATTTGTGGTCAGTGATTGGCAGGGTCAAATGAGCGgcgtcgcctcggccaacGCTGGCTTGGATCTGGTCATGCCTGATGCTGGGTTTTGGGGAGAAAAGCTCATCGAAGCCGTCAACAACGGTACGGTGAGTGAAGAGCGACTTTCCGACATGGCCACAAGAATACTGGCAGGCTATCACTTTCTGAATCAGCAGCACGCTTTTCCCGAGCCCACGGTTCATTCCAACTTACAAAAAGTCTTTCCCGTCGACGTCCAGGATGATCATGCCGCGTTGATCCGGCAaatcggcgccgccggcaccgttTTGGTCAAGAACGAGAACAACACTCTCCCTTTCAAAAACCCGAAATTCCTCTCAATCTATGGATACGACGCAACCGTTAAGGCAACCCCGTGGCAAAACCCCAGTCGTTATGGCGGCGGTTATGAAGTCAACTTTGGCTGGGAGACGTTTAACGGAACTCTCATTACGGGAGGCGGTTCTGGTGGAAGCACCCCCCCTTATGTCGTCTCGCCTTTTCAGGCCATTCAGGAGCGTCTTTCAAAGAACAGGGGCATCCTTCGATGGGACTTTTACTCGGAGAACCCTTCCCCACCTTACGTCAATTCGGAGGCTTGTCTCGTTTTCATCAACGCCTACGCCTCAGAAAGCTTTGACCGTCTGAGTTTGACGGACGAGTTCAGTGATAATCTCGTACAAAATGTCGCTGCCAATTGCTCAAATACTGTAGTTGTTATCCATTCAACAG GAATACGCACAGTTGACGCTTGGATTGAGCATCCCAACGTCACCGCTGTTCTCTTTGCCGGGCTTCCCGGCCAGGAAAGTGGCCACAGTCTTGTGGACATCCTTTGGGGCGACGTTAATCCTTCAGGGAAGCTTCCGTACACTGTAGCGAGGCAGGAATCGGATTACGGAAGCCACCTGAACTCGAGTGCCTCGGATGATTTCTTCCCAGACAGTGATTTCACGGAAGGCTTATATATCGACTACCGCTACTTTGATTCACAGAACATTACTCCTCGATATGAGTTTGGCTTCGGTCTCTCTTATACTACCTTTTCTTTTGCCGATTTATCAGTTGGCTTGACGTCAGATGCCGACACGTCAGAGTATCCCGATCCCGCTATTGCAGTTGTACAGGGTGGCCACCCTTCTTTGTGGGAGACCATCGCCGTCTCCAAGGTGTCTGTTAGCAACACTGGTGGCGTGGGTGGTACGGAGGTTGCTCAGCTATACATTGGAGTACCGGGGGATGACAGCCCTGTTCGACAGCTTCGTGGCTTCTTGCCCGTTTACCTGTCCCCTGGGCAGACAAGAACCGCCGCTTTCGAGCTCACTCGACGAGATCTCAGTGTCTGGGACGTCGAGAGTCAGCAATGGCGCCTACGGAGAGGAACTTATACCGTTTGGGTTGGGTCGTCCAGCAGGGATTTGGCTTTGCGAGGTGAGATTGAGATCAAGTAG
- a CDS encoding MFS transporter — protein sequence MIQNHELRRSDGDEKSRVGVMLTSDNDVPEQEPHPDTENALSPFHGVTTGLLWHALFAFKIGSNWTSACLGPLKNTIRNELGVTNAQFGVVSSADSFINSIFPIVGGMTLDWWGPNKTTICCTTIIFVDASVAAGAVHLESWRMLAAGHVLMGLGVAILDQAQQKVGIFASFVYHWFGAGGLAFASGLENAVSSTVGMVAGMPLTRDRRERLEAEIEDRDIHPLTKREVRKPWVIYTLLILVAMIATA from the exons ATGATTCAGAATCACGAGTTGCGGCGTTCcgatggcgacgagaagTCACGTGTTGGTGTGATGCTGACGTCTGACAACGATGTTCCTGAGCAAGAACCACATCCGGACACCGAAAACGCCCTCAGTCCATTCCATGGAGTTACAACTGGATTGCTTTGGCATGCGTTATTTGCCTTTAAAATTGGATCAAACTGGACCAGCGCTTGTCTGGGTCCGCTGAAAAACACTATACGCAACGAGCTCGGGGTCACCAATGCCCAATTCGGAGTTGTATCCAGCGCCGACTCTTTTATCAACTCGATTTTCCCCATCGTTGGAGGAATGACTCTGGATTGGTGGGGCCCCAACAAAACTACAATATGTTGCACTACAATCATCTTTGTCGATGCGTCTGTCGCTGCGGGAGCCGTTCACCTAGAGTCGTGGAGAATGCTTGCGGCTGGCCATGTCCTCATGGGGCTTGGAGTTGCTATCCTTGACCAAGCGCAGCAAAAGGTTGGAATTTTTGCTTCT TTCGTCTATCATTGGTTCGGTGCCGGTGGTCTCGCCTTCGCCTCTGGTCTCGAAAATGCAGTTTCTAGCACAGTAGGAATGGTTGCCG GCATGCCTTTGACTCGCGATCGCCGAGAACGGCTTGAAGCAGAGATCGAGGATAGGGACATACACCCTCTTACCAAGAGGGAAGTCCGAAAGCCTTGGGTGATCTACACCCTTCTGATCCTTGTTGCAATGATCGCCACTGCGTGA
- a CDS encoding DUF218 domain-containing protein: MGSTTTQIDIDAKVIYNYHRMGMPLYPATAVFCLCSLDKRVAARAAQLFLDGYGEYLIYSGGVGKLTEGRFTEPEAEVFAGIAGKLGVPDDKIIVEPRSGNTGENVRFTYDLLKQRGLGTKSFVLVQKPYMERRTYATFRKQWPDEATNFTVASPSLEFEEYPDADNPKELVINIMVGDLVRIREYPKRGFQIEQEIPKKVWEANERLIAAGFSGHLP, translated from the coding sequence ATGGGATCAACAACTACCCAGATCGATATTGACGCCAAGGTGATCTACAACTACCATCGCATGGGTATGCCTTTGTACCCCGCCACGGCCGTCTTCTGCCTCTGTAGCCTCGACAAACGCGTTGCGGCTCGTGCTGCGCAGCTTTTCCTGGATGGGTACGGAGAGTACCTTATCTACTCCGGTGGCGTCGGCAAGTTGACGGAAGGGCGGTTTACTGAGCCCGAGGCGGAGGTCTTTGCAGGCATCGCGGGGAAATTGGGAGTGCCGGACGATAAGATCATTGTGGAGCCACGATCTGGTAACACTGGCGAAAATGTCCGCTTTACCTATGATCTGCTCAAGCAACGAGGATTGGGAACGAAGAGTTTCGTGCTTGTGCAAAAGCCATATATGGAAAGACGGACTTATGCCACGTTTCGCAAGCAATGGCCAGATGAGGCGACAAATTTCACAGTGGCGAGCCCGTCGCTGGAGTTTGAAGAGTATCCGGATGCAGACAACCCCAAAGAGCTGGTCATCAACATCATGGTTGGAGACTTGGTGAGGATAAGGGAATACCCGAAAAGAGGGTTTCAAATCGAGCAGGAAATCCCCAAGAAGGTATGGGAGGCAAATGAGCGTCTCATAGCAGCCGGGTTTAGCGGTCATCTGCCTTAG
- a CDS encoding Metal-dependent amidase/aminoacylase/carboxypeptidase, which yields MSDIRDSIAPQAGKQDAKPAPEALRGALNIDEARSIVNSRVDELDLSLHNEINKLLHNNPETAYKEFIAHESITNYLEKQGFAVKRNTYGLETSFEAEFGSGGRQVVVCAEYDALPDIGHACGHNLIATSSIAAFLGAARALSDLKIPGRLRILGTPAEEGGGGKAKLIDAGAFNPPEDIAAAIMAHPTAAHQGGSGDGSSGLAGFKLIASHKFRVEFRGKPAHAAGEPWKGLNALDAAVAAYSNVALLRQQIQSDERIHGVIEVGGTVPNVITDYTRMNWNVRSPTIDRADALLRRVKACLEAGAAATGCEINYIVAPTYMNLRANDTLCKAYVEDMASIGETIQLHQAKPFNASTDMGNVSHLVPSFHGAFVIPTSPDVAGHHPEFAAAAATDEAHAAALKCAKGMAMLAVRVLTDDLIANRARKDFMTPDES from the exons ATGTCCGACATCCGGGACTCCATTGCCCCTCAGGCAGGCAAACAGGATGCCAAACCTGCGCCCGAGGCATTACGAGGGGCTCTCAACATTGACGAAGCTCGTAGCATCGTCAATTCACGCGTGGACGAGCTGGACTTGTCGCTTCACAATGAAATCAACAAATTGCTGCACAACAACCCCGAGACGGCTTACAAGGAGTTCATCGCCCATGAATCCATCACGAATTACCTGGAGAAGCAGGGTTTTGCGGTCAAGAGGAACACCTATGGTCTCGAAACCAGCTTCGAGGCTGAGTTTGGATCTGGTGGCCGTCAAGTAGTTGTGTGTGCCGAATACGATGCGCTCCCTGACATCGGCCATGCTTGTGGTCATAATCTTATTGCAACATCCTCCATTGCGGCGTTTCTGGGAGCTGCTCGCGCTCTTTCGGACCTGAAAATCCCTGGAAGATTACGCATTTTGGGAACCCCGGCGGAAGAAGGTGGTGGCGGTAAGGCGAAGCTAATCGACGCTGGCGCCTTCAACCCGCCCGAGGACATAGCGGCTGCCATCATGGCGCATCCAACAGCCGCTCACCAGGGTGGGAGTGGTGATGGATCATCGGGGCTGGCAGGTTTCAAGCTTATTGCCAGCCACAAGTTTCGAGTCGAGTTCCGCGGAAAGCCGGCCCACGCAGCTGGTGAGCCTTGGAAAGGATTGAACGCGTTGGATGCAGCTGTGGCAGCTTACAGCAACGTGGCACTTCTGAGGCAGCAAATCCAGTCTGATGAGAGAATACACGGTGTCATCGAAGTTGGAGGAACTGTGCCCAATGTCATCACGGATTACACCCGCATGAATTGGAACGTCCGCAGCCCAACCATCGATCGTGCCGATGCGTTATTGCGGAGAGTCAAAGCGTGTCTGGAGGCTGGCGCCGCAGCAACTGGCTGCGAGATCAACTACATTGT GGCACCAACATACATGAACCTGCGCGCCAACGACACACTCTGCAAGGCTTATGTCGAGGACATGGCGTCAATTGGGGAAACAATCCAACTTCACCAGGCGAAGCCTTTCAACGCATCCACCGACATGGGTAATGTTTCTCACCTCGTGCCCAGCTTCCATGGCGCGTTCGTCATTCCAACATCACCCGACGTGGCGGGCCATCATCCGGAATTCGCAGCGGCCGCAGCGACCGATGAGGCACACGCAGCGGCTTTGAAGTGTGCAAAGGGCATGGCAATGCTCGCTGTTAGAGTTCTCACCGATGACTTGATTGCGAATAGGGCCAGGAAAGACTTTATGACCCCTGACGAATCATAA
- a CDS encoding Zn 2cys6 transcription factor, protein MQGFSSQISSSFKPIGNRRCPFQRPQNPLQAILSLRLFRTYHCNNGFCCGTQVPVRKRGPSYFGLHFSFPDERSRLLFAGRADGNSPSKRRPMRSSFPEPNGGSPGSTSSASPDDAATGNAGNDENPQLAATTVERSAATVATTHAGEGRSGPRSRNGCWTCRTKKVKCDEQRPNCHRCMRLRLLCDYAPRFKLPKRGKARKDRSVPSQLIMPSASSAMSAERGGGGDSSPSWLPTWAHAATYLSQSKSLSLFSPEAPAMGVCSLDLSSADHEAIRLIPWSCMWFLLLAGENWNSGETRTLKNLGGQKLHFSTIPRRCG, encoded by the exons ATGCAGGGATTCTCCTCACAGATCAGCAGCTCCTTTAAGCCCATCGGCAACCGCCG TTGCCCGTTCCAACGCCCACAGAACCCACTCCAGGCGATTCTTTCTCTCAGGTTGTTTCGGACGTACCACTGTAACAACGGGTTCTGCTGCGGTACCCAGGTGCCAGTCCGCAAGAGAGGACCCTCCTACTTCGGCCTCCACTTTAGCTTCCCTGACGAAAGGAGTCGTCTGCTGTTCGCCGGTAGAGCCGACGGCAACTCACCCTCTAAACGACGACCAATGAGATCTTCCTTCCCCGAGCCCAATGGAGGTTCTCCAGGGAGCACAAGTTCTGCCTCACCTGATGATGCTGCCACCGGCAATGCTGGCAATGACGAGAACCCGCAACTTGCAGCCACAACTGTTGAGCGCTCAGCTGCGACGGTAGCAACAACACATGCCGGTGAAGGCCGAAGTGGACCGCGGTCGAGGAACGGATGTTGGACGTGCCGCACCAAGAAGGTCAAATGCGACGAGCAGAGACCCAACTGTCATCGCTGCATGCGTCTGAGGCTGCTCTGCGATTACGCACCCCGCTTCAAACTTCCCAAGAGAGGCAAAGCGCGCAAAGATCGATCTGTGCCGTCACAGCTCATTATgccttcggcctcgtcggctaTGTCGGCTGaaagaggcggcggcggcgacagctCACCCAGCTGGCTACCAACTTGGGCGCATGCCGCTACTTATCTCAGCCAGTCCAAGTCTTTGTCACTCTTCAGCCCAGAGGCACCGGCTATGGGGGTATGCTCTCTGGATCTCTCATCCGCCGATCACGAGGCGATTCG ACTGATCCCATGGTCATGCATGTGGTTCTTGCTCTTGGCGGGCGAGAACTGGAATTCCGGCGAAACAAGGACACTGAAGAATCTCGGGGGCCAGAAACTCCACTTCAGCACTATTCCTCGGCGCTGCGGATGA